One Clavelina lepadiformis chromosome 1, kaClaLepa1.1, whole genome shotgun sequence genomic region harbors:
- the LOC143462550 gene encoding uncharacterized protein LOC143462550 isoform X2: MERIAIISVGLVVWMNGIGFYLAAMLTDFWMVAESDRSGGSVGLFKSCGPNPNDAFCNNQSWDPNEITLTIFLPRIIMLLAGGLLGIGMAYSSLLLAVRLLGFTSRTSPKAVHSLFTLTIFLFTWRGYQESCLSFLA; this comes from the exons ATGGAGAGGATTGCGATTATTAGTGTAGGTCTCGTGGTTTGGATGAATGGAATTGGTTTTTACCTGGCAGCAATGCTTACTGACTTTTGGATGGTGGCCGAGTCAGATAGGTCTGGTGGGAGTGTGGGCCTCTTCAAATCTTGTGGTCCAAATCCTAACGACGCCTTTTGCAATAATCAAA GTTGGGACCCAAACGAAATTACACTTACAATATTTCTACCGCGCATAATTATGCTCCTGGCTGGAGGGTTACTTGGTATTGGAATG GCCTACTCATCTTTGTTGCTTGCGGTGCGTTTACTGGGCTTCACATCAAGGACGTCACCAAAGGCGGTCCATTCTTTATTTACACTtaccatttttctttttacatGGCGTGGATATCAGGAATCATGCTTGTCATTTCTGGCGTGA
- the LOC143462550 gene encoding uncharacterized protein LOC143462550 isoform X1, with the protein MERIAIISVGLVVWMNGIGFYLAAMLTDFWMVAESDRSGGSVGLFKSCGPNPNDAFCNNQSWDPNEITLTIFLPRIIMLLAGGLLGIGMVSGLFGLLSRKHAFFVGERVLDVFAGLLIFVACGAFTGLHIKDVTKGGPFFIYTYHFSFYMAWISGIMLVISGVIGVFARNQDTD; encoded by the exons ATGGAGAGGATTGCGATTATTAGTGTAGGTCTCGTGGTTTGGATGAATGGAATTGGTTTTTACCTGGCAGCAATGCTTACTGACTTTTGGATGGTGGCCGAGTCAGATAGGTCTGGTGGGAGTGTGGGCCTCTTCAAATCTTGTGGTCCAAATCCTAACGACGCCTTTTGCAATAATCAAA GTTGGGACCCAAACGAAATTACACTTACAATATTTCTACCGCGCATAATTATGCTCCTGGCTGGAGGGTTACTTGGTATTGGAATGGTTAGTGGTTTGTTTGGACTGTTGAGCAGAAAGCATGCTTTTTTTGTTGGTGAGAGAGTTCTAGACGTTTTTGCAG GCCTACTCATCTTTGTTGCTTGCGGTGCGTTTACTGGGCTTCACATCAAGGACGTCACCAAAGGCGGTCCATTCTTTATTTACACTtaccatttttctttttacatGGCGTGGATATCAGGAATCATGCTTGTCATTTCTGGCGTGATTGGTGTCTTTGCAAGAAACCAAGATACAGACTAA
- the LOC143461773 gene encoding uncharacterized protein LOC143461773, whose translation MGRKIVLALALLFWMVAAALYLTAMLTDSWSRIEIPAISLLDTSDVSVQTNGLFKTCVNVFFGITCTNQGWNPDEVPTAIFIPRIIMLAAGALVALGLLFGIVGLCASQSCPVITEGVLGIVGGLLVFAACGTYTALNISNNQLVDAFTDNTFQYSFYLAWVSGLMFIIAGVCDIIAGKSQSHY comes from the exons ATGGGTCGTAAAATTGTCCTTGCCCTTGCTCTGCTGTTCTGGATGGTTGCTGCCGCGCTTTATTTGACAGCCATGCTCACTGATTCCTGGTCAAGAATTGAAATCCCAGCAATTAGTTTATTAGACACAAGTGACGTTTCGGTTCAAACTAATGGTCTTTTCAAGACTTGTGTTAACGTCTTTTTTGGCATAACATGCACTAACCAAG GGTGGAATCCAGATGAAGTTCCAACTGCAATTTTCATTCCTCGCATCATAATGCTTGCCGCCGGAGCGTTGGTTGCACTCGGGCTCTTGTTTGGTATTGTTGGACTTTGTGCAAGCCAATCCTGTCCGGTTATAACTGAAGGTGTATTGGGCATTGTGGGAG gTCTGTTAGTTTTTGCTGCCTGTGGTACCTACACTGCATTGAACATTTCCAATAATCAGCTAGTCGACGCATTTACAGATAACACATTTCAATATTCGTTTTACTTGGCATGGGTTTCAGGATTGATGTTCATTATAGCTGGAGTGTGTGACATCATCGCAGGAAAATCACAAAGCCACTACTGA